A genomic region of Thermococcus sp. JdF3 contains the following coding sequences:
- a CDS encoding thiolase domain-containing protein, with the protein MRKAVIIGAGMTPVGEHWRLGLRDLAVEALLKAMDDAGIEKVDSLYVGNMISGPFVEQENLGALIADWAGLGNIPAVKIEAACASGGAAVQEGVKAVLSGLEDVVAVVGVEKMTDAWPSDATRYLAYAADAEWELFHGASFVALNALIMRYYMKAYGYTEEDLALFAVNAHANGAKNPYAMFKRPIKVETVLKSPYVADPLKLFDASPVCDGAASVIITTPEKAKELGVPKEKWVEVAGMGRAIDTISLASREDLLTLKAAKVAAERAYKMAGVEAKDIDFFEVHDAFTVMAALSLEALGAAKKGEGAKLAKEGQIAIDADYPIQTMGGLKARGHPVGATGVYQTVEAVLQLRGEAPSQVPDAEIGLTQNIGGTGSNITVNVFRRV; encoded by the coding sequence ATGAGGAAGGCAGTCATAATAGGTGCCGGTATGACCCCCGTTGGCGAGCACTGGAGGCTCGGCCTCCGCGATTTGGCGGTCGAGGCTCTCCTCAAGGCTATGGACGATGCCGGAATAGAGAAGGTGGATTCCCTCTACGTCGGCAATATGATCTCAGGCCCCTTCGTCGAGCAGGAGAACCTCGGCGCGCTCATAGCCGACTGGGCCGGACTTGGAAACATTCCGGCCGTTAAAATCGAGGCCGCCTGTGCCAGCGGCGGTGCCGCGGTTCAGGAGGGCGTTAAGGCCGTCCTCAGCGGTCTTGAGGACGTCGTTGCCGTCGTCGGAGTCGAGAAGATGACCGACGCGTGGCCGAGCGACGCCACCAGATACCTGGCCTACGCGGCCGACGCCGAGTGGGAGCTCTTCCACGGCGCGAGCTTTGTGGCTCTGAATGCCCTCATCATGCGCTACTACATGAAGGCCTACGGCTACACCGAGGAGGATCTGGCGCTCTTCGCGGTCAACGCCCACGCCAACGGCGCCAAGAACCCCTACGCCATGTTCAAGCGCCCGATTAAGGTTGAAACTGTCCTCAAGAGCCCCTACGTTGCCGATCCGCTCAAGCTCTTCGACGCCTCGCCGGTCTGCGATGGTGCTGCATCTGTTATAATCACCACACCGGAGAAGGCCAAGGAGCTTGGCGTTCCGAAGGAGAAGTGGGTCGAGGTTGCCGGAATGGGGCGCGCCATAGACACCATAAGCCTCGCCAGCAGGGAAGACCTGCTAACCCTAAAGGCCGCCAAAGTGGCCGCCGAGAGGGCCTACAAGATGGCGGGCGTCGAGGCAAAGGACATCGACTTCTTCGAGGTTCACGACGCCTTCACCGTCATGGCGGCGCTAAGCCTCGAAGCCCTCGGCGCCGCGAAGAAGGGAGAGGGAGCGAAGCTGGCCAAGGAGGGACAGATAGCCATTGACGCCGACTATCCGATACAGACTATGGGAGGTCTCAAGGCGAGGGGACATCCGGTCGGAGCCACCGGCGTTTACCAGACGGTTGAGGCCGTCCTCCAGCTCCGCGGCGAGGCGCCGAGCCAGGTGCCGGATGCGGAAATCGGCCTGACCCAGAACATAGGTGGAACCGGTTCGAACATAACCGTTAACGTCTTTAGGAGGGTCTGA
- a CDS encoding Zn-ribbon domain-containing OB-fold protein, with product MARPMQVSRYWRHFREKYMLIGGKCENGHVHFPKRSVCPVCGSREIEEIELSGKGKVLSWTIVRNPPSGFEYYKPFPLALVELEEGPVVLTQLTDVDPEEIDFGMEVEVVTKKIREFEEDGIILYGYKFRPPVK from the coding sequence ATGGCGCGCCCGATGCAGGTTTCCCGCTACTGGAGGCACTTCCGTGAGAAGTACATGCTCATAGGCGGAAAGTGCGAGAACGGCCACGTGCACTTCCCGAAGAGGTCGGTCTGCCCGGTCTGTGGCTCAAGGGAGATCGAGGAAATCGAGCTGAGCGGCAAGGGCAAGGTCCTCAGCTGGACCATCGTCAGGAACCCGCCCAGCGGCTTCGAGTACTACAAGCCCTTCCCGCTGGCACTCGTGGAGCTCGAGGAGGGGCCCGTCGTCCTTACCCAGCTGACGGACGTCGACCCGGAGGAGATAGACTTCGGCATGGAGGTCGAGGTCGTCACCAAGAAGATAAGGGAGTTCGAGGAGGACGGAATAATCCTCTACGGCTACAAGTTCAGGCCTCCGGTGAAGTGA
- a CDS encoding GNAT family N-acetyltransferase, protein MAEVKVERLRKLDQATLERLIEIYMRGYEGMREYGGEGESYAKRYLRWCWNKAKDGFFIAKIGDEIAGFIVCDNDWYSKYEGRTVGAVHEFVLDRKFQGHGIGHVLMEKCLEYLGKHNDRVELWVGEKNEGAIRFYEGYGFKKVGQSGIWVRMVKDLKRKEGNASE, encoded by the coding sequence ATGGCGGAAGTGAAGGTAGAAAGGCTCAGGAAACTCGACCAGGCCACGCTGGAGAGACTCATCGAGATATACATGAGGGGCTACGAGGGCATGCGGGAGTACGGCGGTGAAGGGGAGAGCTACGCGAAGCGCTACCTCCGCTGGTGCTGGAACAAGGCGAAGGACGGCTTTTTCATCGCGAAGATTGGCGACGAGATAGCGGGCTTCATCGTATGCGATAACGACTGGTACAGCAAGTACGAGGGGAGAACCGTCGGGGCAGTCCACGAGTTCGTGCTCGACAGGAAGTTTCAGGGACACGGCATAGGCCACGTGCTCATGGAGAAGTGCCTGGAGTACCTGGGGAAGCACAACGACAGGGTCGAGCTGTGGGTCGGGGAGAAGAACGAGGGCGCCATCAGGTTCTACGAGGGCTACGGCTTTAAGAAAGTCGGCCAGAGCGGAATCTGGGTACGCATGGTGAAAGACCTGAAGAGAAAAGAGGGGAACGCTTCCGAATGA
- a CDS encoding multiprotein bridging factor aMBF1, whose translation MGKAKPRYCEVCGAPIRGPGHRIRIEGAEVLVCDRCYEKYGGKKPGTFSIMPTGRRPVRRTYSRPASRPAPKPRTERPLYTEEIVEDYAERVYRAIQKSGKSYEELSHEVGLSMNDLRAIAHGHREPTIKEAKKLEKYFKIKLIETSGEEVLEKKSIPRDYEPTLGDIAHIKIKKRKK comes from the coding sequence ATGGGGAAGGCCAAGCCAAGGTACTGTGAGGTATGTGGGGCGCCGATAAGAGGTCCCGGTCACAGGATAAGGATCGAGGGGGCGGAAGTTCTCGTCTGCGACCGCTGTTATGAGAAATACGGCGGAAAGAAGCCCGGAACCTTCAGCATAATGCCCACCGGAAGGCGGCCGGTGAGAAGGACGTACTCGAGGCCGGCCTCCAGGCCCGCTCCGAAGCCGAGGACGGAGAGGCCGCTGTACACGGAGGAGATAGTTGAGGATTACGCCGAGAGGGTTTACAGGGCCATCCAGAAGAGCGGCAAGAGCTACGAGGAACTCTCCCACGAGGTCGGGCTCTCCATGAACGACCTCCGCGCCATCGCCCACGGCCACCGCGAGCCGACGATAAAGGAAGCGAAAAAGCTGGAGAAGTACTTCAAAATAAAACTCATCGAGACCTCCGGGGAGGAGGTTCTGGAGAAGAAGAGCATTCCGAGGGACTACGAGCCGACGCTCGGCGACATAGCCCACATCAAGATCAAGAAGCGGAAGAAGTGA
- a CDS encoding DUF356 domain-containing protein — protein sequence MRNTMVLVRTDNFQKASIALADLVRYGGMQIRGDPRIIPPALSDWAFEKISGEKPRRRFRAHVIAQIDLPPARAIGRLMDIHPPAHVLVIPPDTEVWEELMRLWGTFEKLKGFHPPKRTRAEELRKKREREEGEWELGEL from the coding sequence ATGAGAAACACGATGGTTTTAGTAAGGACCGACAACTTTCAGAAGGCCAGCATCGCTCTGGCTGACCTGGTGCGCTACGGAGGAATGCAGATACGCGGCGACCCGAGGATTATCCCCCCGGCACTCTCGGACTGGGCCTTTGAGAAGATAAGCGGCGAGAAGCCGAGGAGACGCTTCAGGGCACACGTGATCGCCCAGATAGACCTCCCGCCGGCGAGGGCAATCGGGAGGCTTATGGACATACATCCACCCGCCCACGTTCTCGTGATTCCCCCCGATACCGAAGTCTGGGAAGAGCTAATGCGCCTCTGGGGAACCTTTGAGAAGCTCAAAGGCTTCCACCCTCCCAAGAGGACCCGGGCGGAGGAGCTAAGGAAGAAGAGGGAGCGGGAAGAGGGGGAGTGGGAGCTGGGGGAGCTCTGA
- a CDS encoding TATA-box-binding protein, protein MVDMSNVKLRIENIVASVDLFTQLNLEKVIEICPNSKYNPEEFPGIICRFEEPKVALLIFSSGKLVVTGAKSVEDIERAVNKLIQMLKKIGARFQRAPQIDIQNMVFSGDIGMEFNLDAVALSLPNCEYEPEQFPGVIYRVKEPRAVILLFSSGKIVCSGAKSEHDAWEAVRKLLRELEKYGLIEEEEEW, encoded by the coding sequence TTGGTCGACATGAGCAATGTAAAGCTCAGGATTGAGAATATTGTCGCTTCTGTGGACTTATTCACCCAGCTCAACCTTGAGAAGGTCATTGAAATCTGCCCCAACTCCAAGTACAACCCCGAGGAGTTCCCGGGCATCATCTGCCGCTTCGAGGAGCCCAAGGTGGCGCTCCTTATATTCAGCTCCGGCAAGCTCGTCGTCACCGGCGCCAAGAGCGTTGAGGACATAGAGCGCGCCGTCAACAAGCTCATCCAGATGCTCAAGAAGATAGGCGCTAGGTTCCAGCGCGCGCCGCAGATAGACATCCAGAACATGGTCTTCAGCGGCGACATAGGTATGGAGTTCAACCTCGATGCCGTCGCCCTGAGCCTGCCCAACTGTGAGTACGAGCCCGAGCAGTTCCCCGGCGTTATCTACCGCGTCAAGGAGCCGAGGGCGGTAATACTGCTCTTCTCGTCCGGAAAGATAGTCTGCTCCGGAGCGAAGAGCGAGCACGACGCCTGGGAGGCCGTTAGAAAGCTCCTCCGCGAGCTGGAGAAGTACGGCCTCATCGAGGAAGAGGAGGAGTGGTGA
- a CDS encoding ATP-binding protein, whose translation MLFDLQPKTRREDLYDRENELREFEEGLHLGERLVLILGIRRLGKSSLLNVALSESGLPHAKIDVRSLYFTHGSIPQEMLAKRILSSLIGSLPPGGKLRLGITEALSSIKGLRFSGVHVEFEKKPDLAEILERINSWAESEEKRVVIAFDEAQYLRLSGVQYDGLIAYAVDNLPALTFVLTGSEVGMLHDFIGLDNPKKPLFGRYAREITLERFSRERSIDFLESGFKELGIDVSPSELERAVDGLDGIVGWLSMYGYLRGARKLPEKDALNELFHRAEALVKEELSSLLSYSRRYGLILKAVAMGNETWSEIKEYVEFKGGKINDSKFSNLLKNLVKYGYLTKNEGRYLIPDPVVEEVIKRMPLTPR comes from the coding sequence CCTCCAGCCCAAGACGAGACGGGAGGATTTGTACGACAGGGAGAATGAGCTCAGGGAGTTTGAAGAGGGCCTCCACCTCGGGGAGAGGCTGGTTCTAATACTGGGGATAAGGCGCCTCGGAAAAAGCTCCCTCCTCAACGTTGCGCTCTCTGAATCGGGCCTTCCCCACGCCAAGATAGACGTTCGCTCCCTGTACTTCACTCACGGCTCCATTCCACAGGAAATGCTCGCGAAAAGAATCCTGAGTTCGCTCATTGGGTCTCTCCCACCGGGCGGAAAGCTCAGGCTCGGCATAACCGAGGCGCTTTCATCCATCAAAGGGCTCCGCTTTTCTGGAGTCCACGTGGAATTTGAGAAAAAGCCCGATCTGGCTGAAATCCTGGAAAGGATAAACTCATGGGCGGAAAGCGAAGAGAAGCGGGTCGTCATAGCGTTCGACGAGGCCCAGTATCTCCGGCTTTCCGGGGTTCAGTACGATGGGCTGATAGCCTACGCGGTTGATAACCTTCCCGCCCTGACGTTCGTTCTGACGGGCTCGGAGGTCGGAATGCTCCACGACTTCATCGGCCTTGATAATCCCAAAAAGCCGCTTTTCGGCAGATACGCCAGGGAAATAACGCTGGAGAGGTTCAGCAGGGAGCGGAGTATTGACTTCCTGGAGAGCGGTTTCAAAGAGCTCGGGATTGATGTGAGCCCCTCTGAGCTCGAACGGGCGGTTGACGGGCTCGATGGGATCGTGGGATGGCTGAGCATGTACGGTTATCTCAGGGGGGCGAGGAAACTCCCGGAAAAGGATGCCCTGAACGAGCTGTTTCATCGGGCGGAGGCCCTTGTCAAAGAGGAGCTCTCATCCCTGCTTTCGTACAGCAGGAGATATGGGCTCATACTGAAGGCCGTTGCCATGGGCAACGAAACGTGGAGCGAGATTAAGGAGTACGTCGAATTCAAAGGCGGCAAAATCAACGACTCAAAGTTCTCAAACCTGCTGAAAAACCTAGTAAAGTATGGGTACCTTACTAAAAACGAAGGCAGGTATCTAATTCCAGACCCCGTTGTTGAAGAGGTCATCAAGAGGATGCCACTTACCCCCCGGTAA